A region of Phalacrocorax carbo chromosome 9, bPhaCar2.1, whole genome shotgun sequence DNA encodes the following proteins:
- the ATL1 gene encoding atlastin-1 isoform X2, with protein MARNRRERSSWGSFAEKTYEWSSEEEESVRKAGPVQVLIVKDDHSFELDEAALNRILLSEAVRDKEVVAVSVAGAFRKGKSFLMDFMLRYMYNKEAVDWVGDYNEPLTGFSWRGGSERETTGIQIWSEVFLVDKPDGKKVAVLLMDTQGTFDSQSTLRDSATVFALSTMISSIQVYNLSQNVQEDDLQHLQLFTEYGRLAMEETFLKPFQSLIFLVRDWSFPYEFSYGSDGGARFLEKRLKVSGNQHEELQNVRKHIHSCFTKISCFLLPHPGLKVATNPNFDGKLKEIDDEFIKNLKILIPWLLSPESLDVKEINGNHITCRGLVEYFKAYIKIYQGEELPHPKSMLQATAEANNLAAVATAKDTYSRRMEEVCGGDKPFLAPSDLQTKHMELKEEAVKLFRGVKKMGGEEFSRRYLQQLENEIDELYIQYIKHNDSKNIFHAARTPATLFVVIFITYVIAGVTGFIGLDIIASLCNMIMGLTLITLCTWAYIRYSGEYRELGAVIDQVAAALWDQALYKLYSAAATHRHLYHHAFPAQKAEPAEGSERKNV; from the exons GTAGTTTTGCAGAGAAGACTTACGAGTGGAGCTCGGAGGAGGAGGAGTCCGTGAGGAAGGCAGGACCAGTGCAAGTCCTCATTGTCAAAGATGACCACTCCTTTGAACTGGATGAAGCGGCACTGAACCGCATCCTTCTCTCAGAGGCTGTCAGAGATAAAGAGGTTGTGGCTGTGTCCGTTGCTGGAgcttttagaaaaggaaaatcattcCTGATGGACTTCATGCTGCGGTACATGTACAATAAG GAGGCAGTGGACTGGGTTGGAGATTACAATGAGCCTCTGACTGGTTTCTCCTGGAGGGGAGGGTCTGAGCGGGAGACAACCGGCATTCAGATATGGAGCGAGGTTTTCCTGGTGGACAAGCCTGATGGTAAAAAG GTTGCAGTGTTGCTGATGGACACGCAGGGGACCTTTGACAGCCAGTCCACCCTGCGGGATTCAGCCACCGTGTTTGCCCTTAGCACAATGATCAGCTCGATACAG gtTTATAACTTGTCCCAGAATGTGCAGGAGGATGATCTGCAGCACTTGCAG CTTTTCACTGAGTATGGTCGCCTGGCCATGGAGGAGACATTCTTGAAACCTTTCCAG TCCCTTATATTCCTTGTTCGTGACTGGAGCTTCCCCTATGAATTTTCCTACGGATCTGATGGTGGTGCAAGATTTTTGGAGAAGCGGCTGAAG GTCTCGGGAAATCAGCATGAAGAGCTGCAGAATGTCAGAAAGCACATCCATTCCTGCTTCACCAAAATCTCCTGCTTCCTCTTACCTCACCCGGGCCTGAAAGTCGCCACCAACCCTAATTTCGATGGAAAACTGAAAG aaatAGACGATGAGTTCATCAAGAACTTGAAGATTTTGATTCCTTGGCTTCTTAGTCCCGAGAGCCTGGATGTTAAGGAGATCAATGGAAACCATATCACCTGTCGAGGCCTTGTGGAGTATTTTAAG GCATACATAAAGATCTACCAAGGGGAAGAATTGCCACACCCAAAGTCAATGCTGCAG GCCACAGCAGAAGCCAACAATTTAGCAGCAGTTGCCACTGCCAAAGACACCTACAGCAGGAGAATGGAAGAG GTCTGTGGTGGGGACAAGCCCTTCCTTGCACCTAGTGACCTCCAGACCAAACACATGGAGCTGAAGGAGGAGGCTGTGAAGCTGTTCCGCGGGGTGAAGAAGATGGGTGGGGAGGAGTTCAGCCGTCGCTacctccagcagctggagaacGAGATAGATGAGCTCTACATCCAGTACATCAAGCACAACGACAGCAAGAACATCTTCCACGCTGCCCGCACCCCCGCCACGCTCTTCGTGGTCATCTTCATCACTTACGTGATAGCTGGAGTGACCGGCTTCATTGGCTTGGACATCATAGCCAGTCTGTGCAACATGATCATGGGCTTGACACTTATCACACTGTGTACCTGGGCATATATCAGATACTCTGGGGAGTACAGAGAACTGGGCGCAGTAATAGACCAAGTGGCCGCAGCGTTATGGGACCAG gctttGTACAAACTGTACAGCGCGGCGGCGACGCACAGACATTTGTACCACCACGCCTTCCCCGCACAGAAAGCGGAGCCCGCCGAGGGCTCGGAGAGGAAGAACGTGTAA
- the ATL1 gene encoding atlastin-1 isoform X1 — MARNRRERSSWGSFAEKTYEWSSEEEESVRKAGPVQVLIVKDDHSFELDEAALNRILLSEAVRDKEVVAVSVAGAFRKGKSFLMDFMLRYMYNKEAVDWVGDYNEPLTGFSWRGGSERETTGIQIWSEVFLVDKPDGKKVAVLLMDTQGTFDSQSTLRDSATVFALSTMISSIQVYNLSQNVQEDDLQHLQLFTEYGRLAMEETFLKPFQSLIFLVRDWSFPYEFSYGSDGGARFLEKRLKVSGNQHEELQNVRKHIHSCFTKISCFLLPHPGLKVATNPNFDGKLKEIDDEFIKNLKILIPWLLSPESLDVKEINGNHITCRGLVEYFKAYIKIYQGEELPHPKSMLQATAEANNLAAVATAKDTYSRRMEEVCGGDKPFLAPSDLQTKHMELKEEAVKLFRGVKKMGGEEFSRRYLQQLENEIDELYIQYIKHNDSKNIFHAARTPATLFVVIFITYVIAGVTGFIGLDIIASLCNMIMGLTLITLCTWAYIRYSGEYRELGAVIDQVAAALWDQGSTNEALYKLYSAAATHRHLYHHAFPAQKAEPAEGSERKNV, encoded by the exons GTAGTTTTGCAGAGAAGACTTACGAGTGGAGCTCGGAGGAGGAGGAGTCCGTGAGGAAGGCAGGACCAGTGCAAGTCCTCATTGTCAAAGATGACCACTCCTTTGAACTGGATGAAGCGGCACTGAACCGCATCCTTCTCTCAGAGGCTGTCAGAGATAAAGAGGTTGTGGCTGTGTCCGTTGCTGGAgcttttagaaaaggaaaatcattcCTGATGGACTTCATGCTGCGGTACATGTACAATAAG GAGGCAGTGGACTGGGTTGGAGATTACAATGAGCCTCTGACTGGTTTCTCCTGGAGGGGAGGGTCTGAGCGGGAGACAACCGGCATTCAGATATGGAGCGAGGTTTTCCTGGTGGACAAGCCTGATGGTAAAAAG GTTGCAGTGTTGCTGATGGACACGCAGGGGACCTTTGACAGCCAGTCCACCCTGCGGGATTCAGCCACCGTGTTTGCCCTTAGCACAATGATCAGCTCGATACAG gtTTATAACTTGTCCCAGAATGTGCAGGAGGATGATCTGCAGCACTTGCAG CTTTTCACTGAGTATGGTCGCCTGGCCATGGAGGAGACATTCTTGAAACCTTTCCAG TCCCTTATATTCCTTGTTCGTGACTGGAGCTTCCCCTATGAATTTTCCTACGGATCTGATGGTGGTGCAAGATTTTTGGAGAAGCGGCTGAAG GTCTCGGGAAATCAGCATGAAGAGCTGCAGAATGTCAGAAAGCACATCCATTCCTGCTTCACCAAAATCTCCTGCTTCCTCTTACCTCACCCGGGCCTGAAAGTCGCCACCAACCCTAATTTCGATGGAAAACTGAAAG aaatAGACGATGAGTTCATCAAGAACTTGAAGATTTTGATTCCTTGGCTTCTTAGTCCCGAGAGCCTGGATGTTAAGGAGATCAATGGAAACCATATCACCTGTCGAGGCCTTGTGGAGTATTTTAAG GCATACATAAAGATCTACCAAGGGGAAGAATTGCCACACCCAAAGTCAATGCTGCAG GCCACAGCAGAAGCCAACAATTTAGCAGCAGTTGCCACTGCCAAAGACACCTACAGCAGGAGAATGGAAGAG GTCTGTGGTGGGGACAAGCCCTTCCTTGCACCTAGTGACCTCCAGACCAAACACATGGAGCTGAAGGAGGAGGCTGTGAAGCTGTTCCGCGGGGTGAAGAAGATGGGTGGGGAGGAGTTCAGCCGTCGCTacctccagcagctggagaacGAGATAGATGAGCTCTACATCCAGTACATCAAGCACAACGACAGCAAGAACATCTTCCACGCTGCCCGCACCCCCGCCACGCTCTTCGTGGTCATCTTCATCACTTACGTGATAGCTGGAGTGACCGGCTTCATTGGCTTGGACATCATAGCCAGTCTGTGCAACATGATCATGGGCTTGACACTTATCACACTGTGTACCTGGGCATATATCAGATACTCTGGGGAGTACAGAGAACTGGGCGCAGTAATAGACCAAGTGGCCGCAGCGTTATGGGACCAG ggaagcacgAATGAG gctttGTACAAACTGTACAGCGCGGCGGCGACGCACAGACATTTGTACCACCACGCCTTCCCCGCACAGAAAGCGGAGCCCGCCGAGGGCTCGGAGAGGAAGAACGTGTAA